The following DNA comes from Streptomyces sp. Ag109_O5-10.
GATGTGGAAGCACCGCGGCGCGCTGGTGCAGGGCGGCACCGCAGGCCGCCTGGGCCGCCGGGGCCTGGTCTACCTCCTTCTCTTCCAGGTCCTGCTGCCGCTGCTCGCCCCCGTGGTCGACGTCTTCGCGCTCTACGGCCTGGTCTTCCTCGACCCGTTGCGGATCACCGTCCTCTGGCTCGCCTTCCTGCTCCTGCAAATGTTCATGGGCCTGTACGCGTTCCGCCTGGACGGAGAACGCCCCGGCCCGTTGTGGAGCCTGCCGCTGCAGCAGTTCGTCTACCGCCAACTGATGTATCTGGTGGTCGTCCAGTCCGTCTTCACCGCCGTGGCGGGTTCGCGGTTGCGGTGGCAGCGCATGGAGCGCTACGGCACCCTGCGGGCACCGGCGGGTGCGGAGACCTCCGGCGAGGACCGCCCTCCGCGGGTCCCCGCCTGAACCGGGGCCCGCCCCGGGCCATGGACGACGACACCGATGCCGCCCTGCCCGGATTCGGGGATGTGACATCTGGTCGTCCGGGCGCGCTGATATGTCAGGGCACTCCCGTGACGGTTGTGCCCTGTGATGGCTGATGACAACGACAACGGGGCTTCAGGGTGGGGCATGAGAACTGAACACAGCGTTCGGCACGGTCGCCGTCGATCTGGTCCGAAGAGATCAGGTCCGAAGAGGCGAACGTGGGTGGCGTTGGGGGCGGTTGCAGCCGCCGGCGGCGTGGTCGCGGCGACCGTCGCCATGACCGGCTCACCAGGACGTGGAGCGCCGGCCGCGCAGGGACCGGTCAAGACGCATGTCCACTCGCTGTCCCTGACCGGAGCCGGTGCGTCGCTCAAGACGCTGGGGGCCCGGTCCACGGCTCCGTTCAGCATGGTCGGTGTCACCTGGAACGGTGCGCACGCCGAGCTGCGCGGCACGGTGGAGGTGCGGACCCGTTCCGCCGCCGACGGTCACTGGACCCGGTGGCTGAAGATGCAGCAGCCGGACGACCTCCCCGACGCCGCTGAGCTGAACCGTCCCGGTGTGCGCGGCGGGATGTCCCCGCTGTGGGCGGGACCGTCGAACGGAATCCAGGTCCGCGCGACCGGCGCGGGCAGGACCACCACACTGCCCGCCGGGCTGCGGGTGGACCTGGTCGATCCGGGCAGGCCCGCCACCGACGGGACACCGGACTCCGGCATGGGTCTGGCGGGCTACGCCATGGATGCGACGGCCACCGACACCGCCGCCCCGCCGGTCACCGGCACCGCCTCGCCCACGGACAGCTCCGCCCCGGCCGACACCCCGACGCCCACCACGGGCACCGGTGCCCCGGACACCCCGACCGCGACGAACTCCACGTCGCCCACGGACACCTCCACGGCCACGGACCCCACCTCCACCACCCCGTCCGCCCCGTCCACCGGGACCTCCGCGTCGTCCTCGCCGAGCGGGTCCCCGACGGCCTGGCCCAGCCAGCTTCCGACGACGGCCGAGGCGTACCCGTCCTGCGCGACCTCCTCCGCCACCCCGTCGGCGACCCCGCCGGACCCGATGCCGGCCGCGACCGTCTCGACGGTGGCACCGCCCACCGTGGTGACCCGGGCCGGCTGGGGTGCGGACGAGTGCGCGCGGGAATCGGGTTACCCGTCGTACGGCTCGGCGGTGAAGGTGATGTTCGTCCACCACACGGACACCACCAACAACTACTCCTGCGCCGACTCCCCGGCGATCGTGCGCGGCATCTACGCCGAGCACCTCAACCAGGGCTGGCGCGACCTGGGCTACAACTTCCTCGTCGACAAGTGCGGCACCATCTTCGAGGGCCGCTTCGGCGGAATGGGGCTGCCCGTCATCGGCGCACAGACCTACGGGTTCAACACCAACAGCATGGGCGTGGCCGCCATCGGCACGTACACGGACCTCAGCGGCGGCGACTCCACGGCCAGCACCTTCACCGGGGCCGCGCCGAGCCAGGCGATGCTGGCCTCCATCGCCCGCATCGCGGCCTGGAAGTTCGGCATGACCGGCGTGAACCCGGGCACCGGCAGCGCGTCCCTGCCCGAGGGCTCCTCCGACAGCTACGGCTTCACCCTGGGCAAGAGCTACACCTTCAACGCGATATCCGGGCACCGCAACGGCTTCGCCACCGACTGCCCCGGCAACCAGCTCTACAACGCCCTGAGCACGATCCGCTCCTACGCGGCAGGCCCGGTCGGCACGGTCTCCGTCACCGGAATGTCCGGCGGGGCGGCCAAGTCCGGGACGAACTACTACACCAAGGGCGCGGCCACGGTGAGCTGGACGACCGCCACGCCGTCCGCGGTGATCTCCGGCTTCGACGTCCTGGTCGACGGCAAGGCGGTGGCCCACACCTCCGGCTCCGCCCGCTCCGCCTCGGTCACGGTCGCCTCCGGCAGCCACACCGTCCAGGTGCGCGCCACCCACGTCCGAGGGGCGACCACGCTGTCCGGCTCGGTCACCCTGGTCGGCGACACCACCGCCCCCACCTTCCCGACCGCTCCCGGCGTGCAGCTGCGCACCGGCACGGTGAACTCCACCTCCGTCCCGGTCTCGGTGACCTGGAAGGCCGCCGACAACGCGGCACTCGCCAAAGTCACGTCGACCTCGCCGTCCTCGGCCACCTTCGGCCCGACGGTGACCTCCTGGTCGGCCAGTGCCAAGCCCGGCACGTCGGACCTGTTCGCCCTGAAGGCGTACGACGTGGCCGGCAACTCCGCCGCCGCCTCCGTCAAGCGGACGCCGAGCATCGTCCAGGAGACCTCCACCACCCGGACCGGCACCTGGACGCGCAAGAGCAGCACCAGCTACCTGGGCGGGTACTCCTACGGTTCCTCGTCCGCCAAGGCCTCGATCAGCTGGACCTTCACCGGACGCTCGGTGGCCTGGATCGTCTCGCGGGCCGCCACCTCGGGCCAGGCGTACATCTACGTCGACGGCACCAAGGTGACCACGGTGGACCTGAAGTCCTCCACGACCCTCTACCGCCAGGCGATCTGGACCAAGACCTGGTCGGCCTCCGCCAAGCACACCCTGAAGATCGTCGTGGTGGGCACCGCGGGCCGCCCGGCCGTCACCACCGACGGCATCGCGACCATCGGCTGAACCGCCGCCCGCCCCTCACGAAGGAGCCCTCCGCCCGCACGAAGTCCGTGGGCGGAGAGCGCCGGGTGAGGCTGGGAGAGGCGCGTGCGGGCAGCACCGAGCGGCGGGTCATGGACCCGCCGCTCGGATGATGTTCCGGGCAGGCCCCCGGGCCAGAGGCCGCGTCCTCGCGGCCTTTGTGCCGGGGGCCTCTGCCTCAGCCGTAGTAGCCCTCCAGGTCGGCGACGACATCGACCGAGCCGAACGCGTTGTGGATGCGGATGGAGCCGTCGGCCCCGACCGGGACCACGGCGAGAACCGGGCGGGTCTGGCCCGCGGTGAGGTTGTCGTTCGACACGGTCGGCAGGGTGCCGTCGCCGTAGGCGGTCAGGTGGGTGCCGGTGGTCGGGGCGACGCCCGTGAGGTTGACCAGTACGGCGGTGGCTCCCGCCGGGACCTTGGTGAGCTTCACGGTGAGGGTGCCGTTCGCGCCCAGCGGCTTCGCGGACGCGCCCAGACCCGTGCGGGTGTCGAGGAAACGGGCGGGCGCGGTCGCCACGAACGGCCCGCCGGCGGGGGCGTCCGGGTCGCCGCCCATGTTGACCAGGTCGTTGGTGTACACGCCCTGGAGGTCTGCGATCAGGTTGACGTGTCCGGCACTGTTGTAGATGTGGAGCGTGCCGGAGTAGGCGCAAGGGGTCGCCAGATTGGAAGCGGTCTGCCCGGCCCGGTAGTTGAGGGTGGACGTGGTCGGCGGGGTGGGACCGTCGCAGGCGACGGTGATGTAGCCGCTGCTGGTGCCTCCGGTCACGGTGACGTTGAGGACGGCACCCTGGGTCGCCCCGCCCCGGGTGTATTTCGGCAGAGTGATGGTCGTGGTGCTGCGCGGCCCGACTGCCCCCTTGTGGGCCCCGATGCCGGAGCGGGTGTCCAGCACCCGGGTCGGGGTCACCACGGCCAGGCCGGACATGTCCTGCTCGGCGGCGGCACCGGTCTTGGTGGTGTAGTAGCCCTCCACGTCCGCGACGAGGTTCACCGTGCCGTGCGCGTTGTACAGGTCGACGTAGCCGTCGGCGCCCACCCGGACGGTGACCAGGTTCGGATTGGTCTGCCCGGCAAGGAAGTTGAGGTTCGAGGCGCTGGGGCGGGCGATGCCGTCCGGATAGACCGACACATAACTGGACGCCGTGGCGCCCGTGTCGGTGACGTTCAGGGTCACTGCCGTCACCCCGGACGCCGGGACGCCGCCCACGCCGAGGATCTTCAGCCGGACCACACCGCCGGCACCGACGGCCCGCTTGGGTGCGCCCGTCCCGTTCCGGGTGTCCAGCAGTCGCGTGGGACCGGCGGCGACGAAGGCCGCGCCGACCGTGACCGGGGAGGTCGCGGTGGCGGTGCGCCCGTCGGAGTCGGTGACCGTCTGCGCGACCGTGTAGGTGCCGGGCGCCTTGTACGTGTGCCGCACCGCGTCGCTTGAGGCGGTGACGGAGAGCGCCGCCGAGCCGTCGCCGAAGGTGATCCGGTCACTGGTGATCGGGTAGGGGTCGAAGCCGGTGTCGTACGTGCAGCCTGCGGCATCCGGCAGCGAGGGGCCGGTCCCGCAGCCGATCGACGGGGTGAGGTCCGGCACCGGATCGACTCGTTCCCAGTAGTCGGCCACACCGACCCGCGTGCCGTCGGCCCTGTTCACCACCACCGAGGCCTGGATGCCCGTGCTCGACGTGGCCTGGCTGTAGGTGTGGGTGGCCGAGCCGGTGGTGGAGGTGACGGTCGTACCGTCCGCGAAGTCGAAGGTGTACGTCAGGCCGTCGAGCGAGTCCGACCACGGGTTGCTCAGGGTCGCGACGGCGGTGGTCGGGACGCCGACGTACCCGTAGCCCACACGGAGCCCGCTCACCGTGAACGGGTCCTGGAACTCCGTGGCACCCCGGTCGTCGTGGCCGGTACCGGTGTCGGCGACCAGGGGGTCGTCGCCCCGGGGACGGCCGTCGACGTCCGTGGACAGCTCACCGGGGGCGTCGGAGTCGGCCGAGTCGATGAGCGGTGAGTGCTCCGCGGGCAGCCCGTCCGCGGGGATCGCCAGATCCGTCTGGTCCAGGTCGTGGCCGCCCTGGCCGGTGCCCGCCCGGAACGCCTCCGCGGTGGCGTAGGCGGTGCCCGCCCAGTCGTAGTCCGTCCCGGTCGACGGCGGGTTGAACGCGTTGTAGTCGGCGGTGACCTGAGGGGCGGAGGTGGCGTCCACCGTGAGGTCGGCTGTGCCGGTGGAGCAGCCCGTCGTGCCGTAGGGCAGGGCGACGGTGTTCTCCACCGACCCGGAACTGCCGCCGGTCAGGCTGATCGCGCCGCAGACCGTCCGGAACGTGTCGCCCGCGAAGTCGATGCCCGTGGTGCCCACGGCCGAGACACCGCCGACGTCGAAGGTGTCGCCGGCCAGCGTGATGTCCCGCGCTCCGGTCGCGCTGCTGACGGCCGTCGGTCCGGAGCCCCGGTAGACCTTGAGGCGGGTGAGGGAGATGTCGGAGGAGGCTCCGTCGATCGCGATCACCGCGGTGGCGGCGTCGGCGATGTTGCCCCGTGCGGAGGCGGCGCGGTAGGTGATGTGCTGCGAGTCCTCGACGACCAGGGCGCTCGCCGCGGCGGCCGTGGTGCGGACTCCGGCCACGTCGACGTACCGGGCACCGTCGAAGGTGATTCCGGTGGCCGAGCGCGGGCCCGCGACGGTGACGGTTGAGCTGTCGCCGATCGCGGTGGCGGAGAAGGTGATGGGCGCGTCCGCGGTGCCCGTGGACCTGATGGTCACGGGTGCGTAGGACTTGCCGGTGCCCGCGATGCGTACGGTGGCCCCGGGCGTCGCCGCGTCCGCGGCCGGCTGGATCTGGCAGAAGGGCTCCGCAGCCGAGCCGGGACCGGTGTCGCTGCAGCCGGCGGCCGCGTCGTTGACGTAAAAGGTCGCGCCTGTGACGGTGCCCGCCTGGGCGACGCCCGCCGCGGGACAGCCGATGAGTAGAACCGCGAGGGCCACCAGTGCTGGTCTCCGCCCCATGAATACGTCCCCCTCCGGACCTTCGCGCTGGAACTGACGGGACAGTAGGTCAGGTTGGGGACGCCGGACGTCGATGAGCGGCCCAAGTTTCTCGAAAGGTCGAAAGTTTGCGCGAATTTTTGCTCTGACGGAGGCCACGCAAACCAGCGCATGGGCAGGCTTTGAAGATCGTTCCTTGACGTCGGAACGGAGATCGGGCCGCCATGCCTCCCCTCAGACGTCGGTTCCTCGCTGTCCCACGTCAGTTCCTCACCGTCCCGGCAGCCGCGCGCACAGCGCTCGCCATGCCCCAGGCCGGCACCGCCTGTCGGTCTGTGTGGGGGCGTTCACCTGTGTTCGCGGCTGACCGGTCTCCGACGCGGTGGCGGATCGGGGTCCGGTGGGTCACTCCGGTCCCCCCCAAGTCGGGTGGCTCCGCCGTGAGCGTCTGCGGCGCGCTGTCACGTGGTGCTGCGCGGCCGGAAGAAGCGACGCCCCGACCGGATGACGAAGATCAGCACCGTGACGGCCAGTACGAAGTCGAGCGCGTCAACGATCTCGACGACGGGATGGGGCGCGTGCAGCAGGCCTGGCACCTTGGCGCCGATCATTCCCAGACCCATGAGGAGGGGGAGCCACGCCCAGAGGTAACGCGCGCGTGGGTCCGAGGTGTCTCCCTTCGGAACCTTGGCTCGCTCCCACCACCGGCCACCGAGACTCCCGAGAATCAGCACGCAGCCCATCGCGACCACGGACCAGTCCATAAACCGCAGCATCATGTCTCCTCGATCGGGGAGGATCTTCCTCGTGCGGCCGATGGCACGCAAGAGACCTAGCGCCGACCCGGCGGAGAGAGAAGCCGAAGAACCGAAGGACGGGATCTCCGACCCGACTTGGTTGTCCATGGTTGTCAGGGTTGGTCGTCGTTGAACGCCCTTCTCCGGCCCCACGATGGCCCGGTAGGGCGCTCATGCGTGACCACCGCATCAGAGGTTCGTGTGGTGATGTCCGTTCAGAAGTGGGAGCTGGTGTCAGACGGGCCCTTGCCCTGCCCTCGGCGCTCCCTCACGCTCACTGTCCACGAGACGAGAATCAAGACGAGGCCGGAGATCACAAGGATCCTGTCCGCTGAGGTGCCGGCACTCTGATCGGATCCGGACACAACGCCTGCCACACCCGCGACAAGAAGCACAAACGGTAGCCAACGTCTCCGGGCGGGCAGGAGGCGCATACGCCACACCGAGTAGGCCATCCAGGCAATGACGGCCAAAATGAACCAAGCAAAGGTACTCACTGAAAGCTCCGCAAAAGAGAGGCCGGACGGCTTGAAGGTGCGGCCTCTTCCTTATCAGGTCGATCACGGCACCTTCCGCACCCGGTTGCGTCCATGGAGATGGTGTACGGGTTCGACGGTGACGCCCCAGCGAGGGGCGGCGGTCCGCGCACGTCGCCTACCGCACGGCGACGTAATCCCCGGTCGACGACTTCGCCCCGGAAGTGGAGTTCCCGTAGTAGGTCCACCGCCACGTCCCCGGCCCGGTGGCCTTCACCGTGGCCCTGAGCGCCCCCGTACCACTCGAAGTCACCTTCTTGACCGTCGTGTACGAGGAGGCGCTCGCCGCCTTGAACTGCAGGCTCACCGTGCGGCCCGCGTACCCCTGGTACGTGTGGGTGTCCCAGTTCGCCCGTGTGACCCGTCCGGTCACGGTGAGCGTCCTCCCGGCCGCGACCGGCTCCGGCGAGGCGTTGACGGTGACGCGTGTGGCCCGCTTGACCTGCAACGGGAGGTTCACGTCGTCGATGTCCTGGGCGTCACCGGGGAGCAAGACCTGAGCGGCGGTTTTCCAGGTACCGGCGTCCTCGTTCCCGAAGTCGACGTGCCGCGGATCGATGTACAGCCATTCGTCGAAGTCGCAGATCCCCTTCGCCCTGTCCACGACCTCACAGTCACTGGTGATGACGGAGCTGTACAGCCTGTCCCCCGAGTCGAGCTTCCCTCGGTAGGGGAGCACCGTCGGCCCGAAGTCGAACTTGAGCTTGGTCGTCATCCGGAAGGCCGCCCGCACCTCGACCTCCTCCTTGACCCCGATCACGATCGGCTTCCCGCCGTTCACCGTGACCCGGCTGAACGAGACCCCGCCCTCCGCCGCCCCGGCCGGCACCGCGGCCACCCCCGTGAACACGATCGCCGCTCCACCGGCCACCACCGCGCTCCACATCGTCTTCGTCATCTTCGAACCCGTCCTTCCCCCTGCGGCCCGCACCGAGCGCATCAGCGCCCCGGCCAGAAGTTCATCCCTCAGCGACTAACTGTCGGACACGGAAGGGCAGTTCGCGGTTGTACGTGGCGCTGCAACGATTTGATCACCACGGCTTCGTTCCGGCCCGATACAGAGAGGGACCCCGATGGCCCGTGCATCCGCTGCCGGCGCTGAGCGGGAGCCTCGACTGCAAGAGCGCCTCCATGCAGAGCGCCCCCTCCATTTCCCACGCCTTCGCTGCCCAGCCACGGTTCAAGGTGCCGGACACGACCTCCCGGGATCACACGACCCAGCGCGGTCAGTGTCGACCGGGCCCGCCGAGGCGAAGAAGGCACGCTGCTCGAGACAGCCGACGGCACGAAGAGTCGACCGGACTGTGCACTGCCTACCGCTTCTGCGCTCGGTAGCGCCTCATCAGCGCGGTGATCCGCGCCTGGTCCGCCTGACCGTTGAGCTCGGCCAGGAGATCGTCAGGACACAACTCGTAGAGATCGCCCCACCATCGGCCTCCCCGGTTGTCCCAGATTCGGTAGCCGCCCGGCACACCCCTGGCAACGTAGCGTCTCCTGCTCACCCTCCCCCCTGCTCCCGGCACAGCTCGCGCCGTCATCGAACCTCGTCCCCGGCGCAGACCATACGCAGGCTGGAGCCGTCCGGCGAGGCAGCGCCCGCGAGCGCAGGATCGCACCGCTGTCGACCGTGGTGCACCAGTCGTACGGGCACGCTGTGGGCACGCCGTCGGCCCGGGGGCACGGGCCCCCTGAGCGGAGGTCGGGCGGGCGGCGTCTGGAAGCCCCCGCGGACCGCTCCCGCCTTGGAGCGGTCCGGGATGTGGTGGTGTCATGACTCGGTCTGTTCCTCGGGCTTCGGCCCGAGGAACAGGTCACTGTGGAGCGGGTGACGAGAAGGGAACTCGCGCTCTCAGCCTATGGCGTACGCCCGGTACACCGTCTCCACCGAGCTGTCTCCGGCGGAGTCCGTCACCTCGGAGCGCAGGGCGACGGCGCCGGACGCCGGGTTGTGGACGGTCGCCTGCCAGGTCGAGCCGGAGTGCTTGACGGTCGCCGCCTTCCAGGTCTTGCCGCCGTCGGCGGACGACCAGACGCGGACGGACTTGGCGGTCACCTTGGTGAGCGTGGTGTCGGGGCCCTGGGAGGCGCGCCCGGCACTCACGTCGACCGTCGTGGTGCTGTTCGGCCCGGCCTGGTTGTGGCTGTTCAGCCCGGTGGGCAGAAAGCGGGTCAGGAAGACGGGAGCGACGATCGCCTTGGCCGGGTCGGACACCTTGAAGTGCCAGTCGAGGGTCGCCCGCGGCGACAGCATGCCGGCCGGGAAGGTGATGCCTGGGCGGTAGCGGTGGGCGTCAACGGTCAGGCGGTACCAGCCGGCCGAGCGGACGGGGGCGTCGAACTCGGCGGGCCCGACGCGCCAGTCGGTCAGAGTCTGCTTTTTGACGGTGGTGCTGCCCTTGGACAGGACCACCGTCTCCTTCGTGACGTCCCCCCAGCCGCCGCCGATGTCGAGGTCGCCGATCATGGCGTCCGGAGAGAAAGTGACGGACTTCTGGCCGAGCAGCGGCAGATTGAGCATGGGGCCCCATGCGGCCCGGCCGAAGGACTGGGTGAGGCTCTGCCCCGCCTTCAGGGTCCTGAGATTCGGAAAGCCGCCGCTGACGTCGTCGCCGTTGCTGCCGAAGATGTCGTCGCGCGGCTGCCAGGTCCCGGGAGTCAGATGGACGGTGGCGCTGTACGGGGCGTTGTCGTCGCGTACCTGGGCCATCAGGTCGGTCGTGCAGTCATCGGTCTTCGGCGCCGTCTGGAGCGCCGTGTCGACCTGTGTACCCATCTGCGTTCCGGCGCGCACCGAGAAGCGCATCGTCGCGAGCCCCGACCGCTTGAACGAGCCGCCGGGCGCCGCCGGGATGCCCGTGGTCTTCTTCACGACGACATAGCTGTCCTTGCCGGACCACTGCGCGAGGTACCCGAACTGCAGCAGTTTGGAGGAGTTCGGGATGGCGTAGAGGGCTCCCCCGTCGTTCCAGCCACCCGCGCTGAAGGCGGAGGGCATGTCCATATTGGCGGCACACACCTGCGCGCTGATCCGTGGCGGCCCGGTCACGTCGGCAGGCGTGTCGAGTGACACCTTGACAGGCTTGCCCTTGCGCGCGTCGAGCGTCACCGACTTGCTGCCCGACACCGTCACGACCTGCGCGCCGATGGTGTCGGTGCCCAGACCGTCGGTGGTGCTCTCGTAAATGTCGGTCATCGCCAGATAGCGCCCCGCCGGCAGGCTGATCCGCTTGCCTGACGTGACTCTGTACGTCTGACCGGACGACGCGGCGACGACGGTGACGGTCGTCGAGACCTTGGCGCCGTGCCGCCCCAGCGTGGTGACCGTCAGCGAACCCGACGCCGCCTGTGCGGAGGCGGCCGAAGCGAGCAGCGGTACCAGCGCGGCCACCCCGACGAAAGCAGGCGATCTTCGTGACACTGTCGTCAACTCCCCCTCAAGCCAACACTTTTGGCCATCATAGGATCACCACGCAGACGGCAGTTCACGTCAGGAGACGCACCCGATCAAGATGTGACAAAAAAACACGTGGCCCCTGACCCGAGGCGAGGCCCTCATGACGTGCGCGGCATCAAGACCGGCTCGCCGCCCAGGCACGGCGGCCCCGCGGCAGCAAATGCGTCGACCACCGAGTGCCGGGTGCCGCATGTGGTCAGGGCCTGATCGCGAACACCATGCCTATGTCGCCGGCCTGCTGGACCGGGTTCTGCTCGGTGCTGACCGTGAAGCCGTGTGTGAGGAGGGTGGCGCAGACCGCGTCGCGGTTCTGCCGCCAGCGCTCCACCTCCACCACGGCCTGGCGGACCAGCGGCCAGTGCCGTTCCTCGATGCCCCTGAGTACCTCGAGTTCGGCGCCTTCCACATCGATCTTGAGCAGGTCGATGCGGTCGATGCCCTGCTCGTCGAGCACCGATGACAGGGTCCTGACCTTCACCCGGTGCGTCTCAAGACGCCGCATCACCCGCAGCTTGCGGCCGACGAGCACAGTGAGAATGGGGAGGGGTACGCGGCGCAGGACGGGTCCCAGGCCGCCCTGACTGATCATTTCGACAATGCTGGCGGTGACCCGGAGCCGCTCAGCCTCGATGTTCCCCTGATCTCGGGAGGAAGAAGAGAAGATCGTGGCGGCCGGAACGTAGCTGAAATCGAGCTCGTCCTGGCGAGAAGCCAAGCCGTAAGGGAGGGCGGTCAGGCGCCCGTTGAAGAAGTCGCGAGCGTTGCGCTCAAGTGTCGCGTGGAGTGGGGGCAACGGCTCGAAGGCATAAATCCGCACGTCCCCGTCCAGCCGTTCGTACACGGTCGCCGAGAACACGCCGATGTTGGCGCCCACGTCGAG
Coding sequences within:
- a CDS encoding peptidoglycan recognition protein, which translates into the protein MALGAVAAAGGVVAATVAMTGSPGRGAPAAQGPVKTHVHSLSLTGAGASLKTLGARSTAPFSMVGVTWNGAHAELRGTVEVRTRSAADGHWTRWLKMQQPDDLPDAAELNRPGVRGGMSPLWAGPSNGIQVRATGAGRTTTLPAGLRVDLVDPGRPATDGTPDSGMGLAGYAMDATATDTAAPPVTGTASPTDSSAPADTPTPTTGTGAPDTPTATNSTSPTDTSTATDPTSTTPSAPSTGTSASSSPSGSPTAWPSQLPTTAEAYPSCATSSATPSATPPDPMPAATVSTVAPPTVVTRAGWGADECARESGYPSYGSAVKVMFVHHTDTTNNYSCADSPAIVRGIYAEHLNQGWRDLGYNFLVDKCGTIFEGRFGGMGLPVIGAQTYGFNTNSMGVAAIGTYTDLSGGDSTASTFTGAAPSQAMLASIARIAAWKFGMTGVNPGTGSASLPEGSSDSYGFTLGKSYTFNAISGHRNGFATDCPGNQLYNALSTIRSYAAGPVGTVSVTGMSGGAAKSGTNYYTKGAATVSWTTATPSAVISGFDVLVDGKAVAHTSGSARSASVTVASGSHTVQVRATHVRGATTLSGSVTLVGDTTAPTFPTAPGVQLRTGTVNSTSVPVSVTWKAADNAALAKVTSTSPSSATFGPTVTSWSASAKPGTSDLFALKAYDVAGNSAAASVKRTPSIVQETSTTRTGTWTRKSSTSYLGGYSYGSSSAKASISWTFTGRSVAWIVSRAATSGQAYIYVDGTKVTTVDLKSSTTLYRQAIWTKTWSASAKHTLKIVVVGTAGRPAVTTDGIATIG
- a CDS encoding PKD domain-containing protein; its protein translation is MGRRPALVALAVLLIGCPAAGVAQAGTVTGATFYVNDAAAGCSDTGPGSAAEPFCQIQPAADAATPGATVRIAGTGKSYAPVTIRSTGTADAPITFSATAIGDSSTVTVAGPRSATGITFDGARYVDVAGVRTTAAAASALVVEDSQHITYRAASARGNIADAATAVIAIDGASSDISLTRLKVYRGSGPTAVSSATGARDITLAGDTFDVGGVSAVGTTGIDFAGDTFRTVCGAISLTGGSSGSVENTVALPYGTTGCSTGTADLTVDATSAPQVTADYNAFNPPSTGTDYDWAGTAYATAEAFRAGTGQGGHDLDQTDLAIPADGLPAEHSPLIDSADSDAPGELSTDVDGRPRGDDPLVADTGTGHDDRGATEFQDPFTVSGLRVGYGYVGVPTTAVATLSNPWSDSLDGLTYTFDFADGTTVTSTTGSATHTYSQATSSTGIQASVVVNRADGTRVGVADYWERVDPVPDLTPSIGCGTGPSLPDAAGCTYDTGFDPYPITSDRITFGDGSAALSVTASSDAVRHTYKAPGTYTVAQTVTDSDGRTATATSPVTVGAAFVAAGPTRLLDTRNGTGAPKRAVGAGGVVRLKILGVGGVPASGVTAVTLNVTDTGATASSYVSVYPDGIARPSASNLNFLAGQTNPNLVTVRVGADGYVDLYNAHGTVNLVADVEGYYTTKTGAAAEQDMSGLAVVTPTRVLDTRSGIGAHKGAVGPRSTTTITLPKYTRGGATQGAVLNVTVTGGTSSGYITVACDGPTPPTTSTLNYRAGQTASNLATPCAYSGTLHIYNSAGHVNLIADLQGVYTNDLVNMGGDPDAPAGGPFVATAPARFLDTRTGLGASAKPLGANGTLTVKLTKVPAGATAVLVNLTGVAPTTGTHLTAYGDGTLPTVSNDNLTAGQTRPVLAVVPVGADGSIRIHNAFGSVDVVADLEGYYG
- a CDS encoding FkbM family methyltransferase, with the translated sequence MAMNVMELHSINPWEVSFLRKEVGGYFTHGIVCTPGATVLDVGANIGVFSATVYERLDGDVRIYAFEPLPPLHATLERNARDFFNGRLTALPYGLASRQDELDFSYVPAATIFSSSSRDQGNIEAERLRVTASIVEMISQGGLGPVLRRVPLPILTVLVGRKLRVMRRLETHRVKVRTLSSVLDEQGIDRIDLLKIDVEGAELEVLRGIEERHWPLVRQAVVEVERWRQNRDAVCATLLTHGFTVSTEQNPVQQAGDIGMVFAIRP